In a single window of the Acidimicrobiales bacterium genome:
- the truB gene encoding tRNA pseudouridine(55) synthase TruB: MIDGFVVIDKPAGWTSHDVVARSRKVFGQKRVGHAGTLDPDATGVLLVGLGRATRLLKFVGDLEKAYVGEVVFGATTTTLDASGEVTATFDMSGLTLDNVRAAATGFVGDIEQIPPMVSAVQIDGQRLHNLARQGVEVERKPRPVTVHSFDVRDFVEPGVVLVDVVCSTGTYIRTLADDLGRALGGGAHLRNLRRRAVGSFSADDAVPLDALSPDHARPMADLVVHLPTIVVDDDGLDAVAHGRALFDDTFLGLVADRVGVLDAAGQLVAVYQPVDERLVPDVVLVGS, from the coding sequence GTGATCGACGGATTCGTCGTCATCGACAAGCCGGCGGGGTGGACGAGCCACGACGTGGTGGCGCGCAGCCGCAAGGTCTTCGGGCAGAAGCGCGTCGGCCACGCCGGCACACTCGATCCCGACGCCACCGGTGTGCTCCTCGTCGGTCTCGGCCGCGCCACGCGTCTGTTGAAGTTCGTCGGTGACCTCGAGAAGGCCTACGTCGGCGAAGTCGTGTTCGGTGCGACGACGACCACGCTCGACGCCAGCGGTGAGGTCACCGCCACTTTCGACATGAGCGGGTTGACCCTCGACAACGTGCGCGCCGCCGCGACCGGCTTCGTAGGTGACATCGAGCAAATCCCGCCGATGGTGTCGGCCGTGCAGATCGACGGGCAACGGCTGCACAACCTCGCCCGCCAGGGTGTCGAGGTCGAGCGCAAGCCGCGCCCGGTCACCGTGCACTCCTTCGACGTGCGCGACTTCGTGGAACCGGGCGTCGTGCTCGTAGACGTCGTGTGCTCGACCGGCACGTATATCCGCACGCTGGCCGACGACTTGGGCCGCGCCCTCGGCGGGGGTGCGCATCTGCGCAACCTGCGCCGGCGGGCGGTGGGCTCGTTCTCGGCCGACGACGCCGTCCCGCTCGACGCGCTGTCACCCGACCACGCCCGCCCGATGGCTGACCTCGTCGTGCACCTGCCGACGATCGTCGTCGACGACGACGGTCTCGACGCCGTGGCGCACGGTCGGGCGCTGTTCGACGACACCTTCCTTGGCCTGGTCGCCGATCGCGTCGGCGTGCTCGACGCCGCGGGCCAACTCGTCGCCGTGTACCAGCCCGTCGACGAACGCCTCGTGCCCGATGTCGTGCTTGTAGGCAGTTAG
- a CDS encoding bifunctional riboflavin kinase/FAD synthetase, whose product MDVVTEPGAARAIVGDRGSVVTIGAYDGVHLGHRAVIDEVRHLAETRGALSAMVTFDRHPATVVRPESAPCRLTSLEQRLELLETTGLDLVLVIRFDEERSHETAEAFVNEVLLDGLRARAIVVGHDFHFGAKRAGNVEMLQRLGAVHDFDVLGMRLVATGDAAVSSTRIRGLLHDGEVVRAAALLGRPHEVRGTVMHGDARGRELGFPTANVAVPDGVCLPADGIYAALYTTPDGVARPAAVSLGRRPTFYVDAKASLLEAYVLDFDGDLYDQPAAVAFVERLRGEQRFDHVDDLIKQMHADVAATRAALGF is encoded by the coding sequence GTGGACGTCGTAACCGAGCCGGGGGCCGCTCGCGCCATCGTCGGTGACCGCGGGTCAGTCGTCACGATCGGCGCGTACGACGGCGTGCACCTCGGACACCGCGCCGTGATCGACGAGGTCCGCCACCTGGCCGAGACGCGGGGCGCGCTCAGCGCCATGGTCACCTTCGATCGGCATCCGGCGACGGTGGTGCGGCCCGAGTCGGCGCCGTGCCGGTTGACGTCGCTCGAGCAGCGCCTCGAGTTGCTGGAGACGACCGGTCTCGACCTCGTGCTCGTCATCCGGTTCGACGAGGAGCGCTCGCACGAGACGGCCGAGGCGTTCGTCAACGAAGTGCTGCTCGACGGTTTGCGCGCCCGCGCGATCGTGGTCGGTCACGACTTTCACTTCGGCGCCAAGCGCGCCGGCAACGTCGAGATGTTGCAGCGCCTCGGCGCGGTGCACGACTTCGACGTGCTCGGTATGCGCCTCGTCGCCACCGGTGACGCCGCGGTGTCCTCGACCCGCATTCGCGGCTTGCTGCACGACGGCGAGGTCGTGCGCGCCGCCGCCCTGCTCGGCCGGCCCCACGAAGTGCGCGGCACGGTGATGCACGGCGACGCCCGTGGGCGCGAACTCGGCTTTCCGACGGCGAACGTGGCGGTGCCCGATGGCGTGTGCCTGCCGGCCGACGGCATCTACGCCGCGCTGTACACGACGCCCGACGGTGTCGCCCGTCCTGCGGCGGTATCCCTCGGTCGGCGCCCGACGTTCTACGTCGACGCCAAGGCGTCGCTGCTGGAGGCCTACGTCCTCGACTTCGACGGCGACCTGTACGACCAGCCGGCGGCGGTCGCGTTCGTCGAGCGCCTCCGCGGGGAGCAGCGGTTCGACCACGTCGACGACCTGATCAAGCAGATGCACGCCGACGTCGCCGCCACCCGAGCCGCGCTGGGCTTCTGA
- the arfB gene encoding alternative ribosome rescue aminoacyl-tRNA hydrolase ArfB codes for MRVSGSCILPDHELRISVSRSSGPGGQHVNTSNSRVEVTFDVANSTALGPRQKARLLEKLGPVVRVVASDERSQLRNKEIALARLAERLAGALRVEKPRVATRATKASKERRLDAKRRTSQIKAGRRGRYDD; via the coding sequence TTGCGGGTCTCCGGCAGCTGCATTCTCCCTGATCACGAGCTGCGGATCAGCGTGTCGCGGTCGTCGGGACCGGGCGGGCAGCACGTGAACACCTCGAATTCCCGGGTCGAAGTCACCTTTGACGTGGCCAATTCCACCGCCCTCGGTCCCCGCCAGAAGGCCCGGTTGCTGGAGAAGCTCGGTCCGGTCGTGCGGGTGGTGGCGAGCGACGAGCGTTCCCAGCTGCGGAACAAGGAGATCGCACTCGCCCGCCTGGCCGAGCGGCTGGCGGGCGCGCTGCGGGTCGAAAAGCCGCGGGTGGCGACCCGGGCGACCAAGGCGTCGAAGGAACGCCGTCTCGATGCCAAGCGCCGGACGTCGCAGATCAAGGCGGGACGCCGGGGCCGCTATGACGACTGA
- the rpsO gene encoding 30S ribosomal protein S15 yields MPTTAEVIAQYGKHEKDSGTPEVQIALLEGRIKHLTEHLRTHKGDHHTRRGLMQLIGKQKRIKAYLEKTDIERYRAIVAALGHRR; encoded by the coding sequence ATGCCCACCACCGCTGAGGTCATCGCCCAATATGGCAAGCACGAGAAGGACTCGGGTACGCCCGAGGTCCAGATCGCGTTGCTCGAAGGACGCATCAAGCACCTCACGGAGCACCTGCGCACCCACAAAGGTGACCATCACACCCGCCGTGGTCTGATGCAGCTGATCGGTAAGCAGAAGCGCATCAAGGCGTACCTTGAGAAGACCGACATCGAGCGGTACCGAGCGATCGTGGCCGCCCTCGGCCACCGCCGATAA
- a CDS encoding polyribonucleotide nucleotidyltransferase: protein MSAPISGTDKTLSFETGKLAQQSQGAVVAKIGETTVLCTANAAKSVREGTDFFPLTVNVEERMYAAGKIPGSFFRREGRPTDNAILTCRLIDRPLRPSFPDGFRNDVDVVATIIGNDQENPHDVLAINAASAALRISGIPFEHAIGAVRMGFSQEGEWLPHVSYDDGDECTFEIVVAGRIVGDDVAIMMVEAGGTEKAWDYYQAGAPKVTEERIAEGLEQAKTWIRESCLLQDELVKQVGEVEPLQFTVGVDYEDDVYERVAAIASDDIAKACTIIQKAERNDALDAIAASAQETLAEEFPDRGKEIKAAVRSLTKKAVRARIVNDGVRMDGRGPADLRPISAEVGLIPTAHGTGLFQRGETQVLNVLTLGMPKMDQMLDNIAGEDKKRYMHHYNMPPFANGETGRMGSPKRREIGHGLLAERALLPVVPHVEEFPYALRLVSEVLASNGSTSMASVCSSTLSLMDGGVPIKAPVAGIAMGLVYAEGKYTPLTDILGAEDAFGDMDFKVAGTADFVTALQLDTKIDGLPAEVLAQALTQARDARLKILEIMASAIAEPREEVADSAPKIVSFEIPIDKIGEVIGPKGKVINAIQQETGADIGVDDDGMVGTVTIGSTDGGAVAEARRRIELILDPPRAHVGETYKGRVVNITKFGAFVNILPGRDGLLHISKLGQGKRIDKVEDVVDLGDEVEVRVDDIDQQGKVSLSIAGDAPAAKEGGASTEASSEGGAVATASFEEFLDEELGDSLGDLGPAEERAPRSEGDRGPRRNPRRGGGRR, encoded by the coding sequence GTGTCGGCGCCGATTTCGGGCACCGACAAGACGTTGTCGTTCGAGACGGGCAAGCTGGCGCAGCAGTCACAGGGCGCCGTCGTAGCCAAGATCGGCGAGACCACGGTGCTGTGCACCGCCAACGCCGCCAAGTCGGTCCGTGAGGGCACCGACTTCTTTCCGCTGACCGTCAACGTCGAAGAGCGCATGTACGCCGCCGGCAAGATCCCCGGCAGCTTCTTCCGCCGTGAAGGCCGTCCGACGGACAACGCCATCCTGACGTGCCGCCTCATCGACCGTCCGCTGCGCCCGTCGTTCCCCGACGGCTTCCGCAACGACGTCGACGTCGTCGCCACCATCATCGGCAACGACCAGGAGAACCCGCACGACGTGCTGGCGATCAACGCCGCGTCCGCCGCGCTGCGCATCTCGGGCATCCCGTTCGAGCACGCCATCGGCGCGGTGCGCATGGGCTTCAGCCAGGAAGGCGAGTGGCTCCCGCACGTGTCCTACGACGACGGCGACGAGTGCACCTTCGAGATCGTGGTGGCCGGTCGGATCGTCGGTGACGACGTCGCCATCATGATGGTCGAGGCCGGCGGCACCGAGAAGGCGTGGGACTACTACCAGGCCGGCGCCCCCAAGGTCACCGAAGAGCGCATCGCCGAGGGCCTCGAACAGGCCAAGACGTGGATCCGCGAGTCGTGCCTGCTGCAGGATGAACTGGTCAAGCAGGTCGGCGAGGTCGAGCCGCTGCAGTTCACCGTCGGCGTCGACTACGAGGACGACGTGTACGAGCGCGTTGCCGCCATCGCGTCCGACGACATCGCCAAGGCGTGCACCATCATCCAGAAGGCCGAGCGCAACGATGCCCTTGACGCCATCGCCGCCAGCGCGCAGGAGACCCTCGCCGAGGAGTTCCCCGACCGCGGCAAGGAGATCAAGGCTGCGGTTCGCTCGCTGACCAAGAAGGCGGTGCGCGCCCGCATCGTCAACGACGGCGTGCGCATGGACGGCCGCGGTCCGGCGGACCTGCGCCCGATCTCAGCCGAGGTCGGCCTCATCCCCACGGCGCACGGCACTGGCCTGTTCCAGCGTGGTGAGACCCAGGTTCTCAACGTCCTCACCCTGGGCATGCCGAAGATGGACCAGATGCTCGACAACATCGCCGGCGAAGACAAGAAGCGCTACATGCACCACTACAACATGCCGCCCTTCGCCAACGGCGAGACGGGCCGCATGGGTTCGCCCAAGCGCCGCGAGATCGGCCACGGCCTGCTCGCCGAGCGCGCCCTGCTCCCGGTCGTGCCCCACGTCGAAGAGTTCCCGTACGCGCTGCGCCTGGTGTCCGAAGTGCTGGCGTCGAACGGCTCGACGTCGATGGCGTCGGTGTGCTCGTCGACGCTGTCGCTGATGGACGGCGGCGTGCCGATCAAGGCGCCCGTCGCCGGCATCGCCATGGGCCTCGTCTACGCCGAGGGCAAGTACACGCCGCTGACCGACATCCTCGGCGCCGAAGACGCCTTCGGTGACATGGACTTCAAGGTCGCCGGCACCGCCGACTTCGTCACCGCGCTTCAGCTCGACACCAAGATCGACGGCCTGCCCGCCGAGGTGCTCGCCCAAGCACTCACCCAGGCCCGCGACGCCCGCCTCAAGATCCTCGAGATCATGGCCAGCGCCATCGCCGAGCCGCGTGAGGAAGTGGCCGACAGTGCCCCGAAGATCGTCAGCTTCGAGATCCCGATCGACAAGATCGGCGAGGTCATCGGCCCCAAGGGCAAGGTCATCAACGCCATCCAGCAGGAAACCGGCGCCGACATCGGCGTCGACGACGACGGCATGGTGGGCACGGTCACCATCGGCTCGACCGACGGTGGCGCCGTCGCCGAGGCCCGTCGCCGCATCGAGCTGATCCTCGACCCGCCCCGGGCGCACGTGGGTGAGACGTACAAGGGCCGCGTGGTGAACATCACCAAGTTCGGCGCGTTCGTCAACATTCTCCCGGGCCGCGACGGCCTGCTGCACATCAGCAAGCTCGGCCAGGGCAAGCGCATCGACAAGGTCGAAGACGTCGTCGATCTCGGTGACGAGGTCGAGGTGCGTGTCGACGACATCGACCAGCAGGGCAAGGTCAGCCTGTCGATCGCCGGCGACGCGCCGGCGGCCAAAGAAGGCGGCGCGTCGACTGAGGCGTCGTCGGAAGGTGGCGCCGTCGCCACGGCCAGTTTCGAGGAATTCCTCGACGAAGAGCTGGGCGATTCGCTCGGTGATCTCGGCCCCGCCGAGGAGCGTGCGCCGCGCAGCGAGGGGGACCGCGGTCCGCGTCGCAACCCGCGTCGCGGTGGCGGACGCCGCTAG
- a CDS encoding pitrilysin family protein, protein MLNSTRLDSGLTVVTERVPAARSVAYGAWVGTGSRDESAELAGASHFLEHLLFKGTATRSTADIAEAIDAMGGDMNAFTSREHTGFHVKCLDDDGAEALDILVDIMAAPVIAPADVEVERGVIVEEILERDDEPADWVHDFVLQSTYPHNALGNDVLGSQESIEVMPRDAIAEFFATNYTPANIVVAAAGAVDHDAVCAAGEAIAAARAAAPAGKARPTPARPAAAVAVDVQDTEQVHLCIALPTVDQHSDDRYALAVVDQLLGGGLSSRLFQEVREKRGLAYTIYSYRSLFSDAGLLVICAGTAPAKVCDTLDIIGTELARVAHDGVAARELDIARRHLVGAFHLGLEDTGSRMASIASSQLALGRVDEVDVAAQRIRDVTAEDVTRVVQDLAAAPRVVAVVGPVSETEISEHVARW, encoded by the coding sequence TTGCTGAACTCCACCCGTCTTGACTCGGGCCTAACCGTCGTTACCGAGCGCGTCCCTGCGGCGCGCTCGGTGGCGTACGGGGCCTGGGTGGGCACCGGTTCGCGCGACGAGTCCGCCGAACTTGCCGGGGCGTCGCATTTCCTCGAGCACCTGCTGTTCAAGGGGACGGCGACTCGTTCGACCGCCGACATCGCCGAGGCGATCGACGCCATGGGCGGTGACATGAACGCCTTCACGTCGCGCGAGCACACCGGCTTTCACGTCAAGTGCCTCGACGACGACGGCGCCGAAGCCCTCGACATCCTCGTCGACATCATGGCGGCGCCGGTGATCGCGCCGGCCGACGTAGAAGTCGAGCGGGGCGTGATCGTCGAGGAGATTCTCGAACGCGACGACGAACCCGCCGATTGGGTGCACGATTTCGTTCTCCAGTCGACGTATCCGCACAACGCTCTGGGCAATGACGTCCTCGGCTCGCAAGAGTCCATCGAGGTGATGCCCCGCGACGCCATCGCCGAGTTTTTCGCCACCAACTACACGCCGGCGAACATCGTCGTCGCCGCGGCCGGCGCCGTCGACCACGACGCGGTGTGCGCCGCCGGTGAGGCGATCGCCGCGGCGCGGGCCGCAGCGCCCGCAGGCAAGGCGCGGCCGACGCCAGCGCGCCCGGCGGCCGCGGTGGCCGTCGACGTGCAGGACACCGAACAGGTGCATCTGTGCATCGCGCTGCCCACCGTCGACCAGCACAGCGACGACCGTTACGCCCTCGCCGTCGTCGACCAGCTGCTCGGCGGAGGGTTGTCGTCGCGGCTGTTCCAGGAGGTGCGCGAGAAGCGGGGCCTGGCGTACACGATCTACAGCTACCGGTCGCTGTTCAGCGACGCCGGCCTGCTCGTTATCTGCGCGGGCACCGCGCCGGCGAAGGTGTGCGACACGCTCGACATCATCGGCACGGAGTTGGCGCGCGTCGCCCACGACGGTGTCGCCGCCCGCGAGCTCGACATCGCCCGGCGCCACCTCGTCGGGGCGTTCCACCTCGGTCTCGAAGACACGGGGTCGCGCATGGCGAGCATCGCGTCGTCGCAACTGGCGCTCGGGCGCGTCGACGAGGTCGACGTGGCGGCGCAGCGCATTCGCGACGTGACGGCCGAAGACGTGACGCGCGTCGTCCAGGACCTCGCCGCTGCACCCCGCGTCGTGGCCGTCGTCGGCCCGGTGAGTGAAACCGAGATCTCCGAACACGTCGCTCGCTGGTAA
- the dapB gene encoding 4-hydroxy-tetrahydrodipicolinate reductase produces MADPIRVGVFGAAGRMGRTICAAVAADGALELVAGVDPYAEGESVQGITVAKEAHAFADAGVQVAIDFTVIDAARVNAAWCATHATHAVIGTSGFGDKDIDDLRHLFTGDGAPNCIVAANFAVGAVLDGYLAAKAAPFFDTVEIIEMHHDGKKDAPSGTAIDTAQRIAAAQGEWAADPTTIEHIAGARGAKGAAGIPIHSVRMRGMIASQEVIFGTTGQSLTIRHDTFDRTSFMPGVLMATKAVVDRPGLTVGLADLMGLS; encoded by the coding sequence ATGGCAGATCCCATTCGCGTTGGCGTGTTCGGGGCCGCAGGTCGCATGGGTCGCACCATCTGCGCCGCCGTAGCCGCTGACGGCGCGCTCGAACTGGTGGCGGGCGTCGACCCGTACGCCGAGGGCGAGTCGGTGCAGGGCATCACGGTGGCCAAGGAGGCGCACGCCTTCGCCGACGCCGGCGTGCAGGTGGCCATCGACTTCACGGTGATCGACGCGGCCCGCGTCAACGCCGCGTGGTGCGCCACGCACGCCACCCACGCGGTGATCGGCACCAGCGGCTTCGGTGACAAGGACATCGACGACTTGCGCCACTTGTTCACCGGCGACGGGGCGCCCAATTGCATCGTCGCCGCCAACTTCGCCGTGGGCGCGGTCCTCGACGGCTACCTGGCGGCCAAAGCGGCGCCGTTCTTCGACACAGTCGAGATCATCGAGATGCACCACGACGGCAAAAAGGACGCACCGTCGGGCACCGCCATCGACACCGCGCAGCGCATCGCAGCGGCGCAGGGGGAGTGGGCGGCGGACCCGACGACCATCGAACACATCGCGGGCGCCCGCGGCGCCAAGGGCGCGGCCGGCATCCCGATTCACTCCGTGCGCATGCGCGGCATGATCGCCTCGCAAGAGGTGATCTTCGGCACCACCGGCCAGTCGCTCACGATCCGCCATGACACCTTCGACCGCACGTCGTTCATGCCGGGCGTGCTGATGGCGACGAAGGCGGTCGTCGACCGCCCGGGGCTCACCGTGGGTCTCGCCGACCTGATGGGGCTGAGCTGA
- a CDS encoding NAD(P)-dependent alcohol dehydrogenase: protein MRAVTAYATAAPGAPFEKTTIERRDLGAHDVSVAIKYAGICHSDIHTARGEWGETIYPLVPGHEITGVVDAVGSAVTRHKVGDRVGVGVIVDSCRECASCVTDREQYCEVGATETYGAIGRDGRVTHGGYSTHVVVDQDFVFRIPDALALDAAAPLLCAGITLYSPLRHWGAGNGKSVAIVGMGGLGHLGVQLAHAMGAEVTVLSHSLAKQDDGARLGASAYYATSDAATFDALRGRFDLIVSTVSVPIDLEEYLSLLRVDGAFVLVGLPPEKMEFKAGWVATDRRTLAGSCIGGLAETQEMLDFCARHGVAALVETIPASQIDEAWDRVVASDVRYRFVIDASTM, encoded by the coding sequence ATGCGCGCCGTCACCGCCTACGCGACCGCGGCTCCCGGCGCGCCGTTCGAGAAGACGACCATCGAGCGCCGCGACCTCGGCGCCCACGACGTATCGGTCGCCATCAAGTACGCCGGCATCTGCCACTCCGACATCCACACCGCGCGGGGCGAATGGGGTGAGACGATCTACCCGCTGGTGCCGGGCCACGAGATCACCGGCGTCGTCGACGCCGTCGGTTCCGCGGTCACGCGGCACAAGGTCGGCGACCGCGTCGGTGTCGGTGTCATCGTCGACTCGTGCCGCGAGTGCGCGTCGTGCGTCACCGATCGTGAGCAGTACTGCGAGGTCGGCGCCACCGAGACCTACGGCGCCATCGGCCGCGACGGGCGGGTCACTCACGGCGGCTACTCGACGCACGTCGTCGTCGACCAGGACTTCGTGTTTCGCATCCCCGACGCGCTCGCCCTCGACGCCGCCGCGCCGCTGCTGTGCGCCGGAATCACGCTGTACTCGCCGCTGCGGCACTGGGGCGCGGGAAACGGTAAGTCGGTGGCCATTGTGGGCATGGGTGGGCTCGGTCACCTCGGGGTGCAGCTGGCCCACGCGATGGGGGCGGAGGTGACGGTGCTGTCGCACAGCCTCGCCAAGCAGGACGACGGCGCGCGGCTCGGTGCCAGCGCGTACTACGCCACCAGTGACGCAGCGACCTTCGACGCGTTGCGGGGCCGCTTCGACCTGATCGTGAGCACGGTGTCGGTGCCGATCGACCTCGAGGAGTACCTGTCGCTCCTGCGGGTGGACGGGGCCTTCGTGCTCGTCGGGCTGCCGCCGGAGAAGATGGAGTTCAAGGCCGGGTGGGTGGCAACCGACCGCCGCACCCTCGCCGGTTCCTGCATCGGTGGTCTCGCCGAGACCCAGGAGATGCTCGACTTCTGCGCGCGGCACGGCGTTGCCGCCCTCGTCGAGACGATCCCGGCGTCACAGATCGACGAGGCATGGGACCGCGTCGTCGCCAGCGACGTGCGCTACCGCTTCGTCATCGACGCGTCGACGATGTAA
- a CDS encoding sulfatase-like hydrolase/transferase — protein MRRFLHLATVLALVTTLAVALSTAPAHSAALTPPKPNILMIVADDQANSTFNRSLMPTVFSQIVDRGELFDRHYVASSLCCPSRSELLTGLFEQNTGVDSNELDMTRPTIVDALHQAGYRTAIAGKYLNSHACASPKPEFDLWVCQGNGGSSYSLVDPKLNVNGTWTNRTGVAPEILADYLTDFIGSTPADKPFFAMYTPTSPHMPANDPRYATLPVTPPRGPSWNEDTTAANKPNYTRIPPFDAGLTARLDNDFVSMTRAVRGLDDSVKTLLAGLGARANNTLVVYVSDNGYLYGEHRGHFKEVAYEEAVRTPMAIRYPAQMKASLVGTTSHALVQNIDFAPTFADEAGIQWNVDGTSLMPLVRGDAATVRSAAIIEHCEGPSYPCGVTRPLYWSLGAFAPPSFLGVVESRMKYVAYATGERELYDLSADPNELHNLAGNPTWAAEQARLDTELQQRTAPHTPNTTLLRATTGPNGSLVAVRTVGFTYFADTRTATFTCSLLRDAVVVSDGPCPAAGFAAGPLADGDYTFRVAAVAPNGTADPTPETRTFSIHRVGPSYGISGVPAASRQRSGTIRFRPAVATTNVECQLSATGVGAWKPCSPDTGYAYSNLRDGRWIFRVRGTGPGGVQTSPPSEAWFRVDNAGPTAAFTSAPARQTKQQTASFAFGFGEPVGAPVMCRIDTGAQSPCDSGTLTTGTLANGTHVLGVTAVDAVGNAATTNYQWVIDRTAPTISGTSPAGTMGPDPFVKVSANETVKWVFSVDGGPYFDGDPTFMILYSLADGPHVLRSRAYDAAGNLSPILTQTWTQSSSAPSGGAVRASGMPTTTITAGPSGTTTNEVSGFAFTADVKGATFECALDSTAFTPCSSPVVYEDQAIGDHTFAVRATANGTAGPAATRHWTITA, from the coding sequence GTGAGGCGCTTCCTGCATCTCGCGACGGTGCTGGCGCTCGTTACCACGCTCGCGGTTGCGCTGTCGACCGCGCCGGCGCACTCGGCCGCACTGACGCCGCCGAAGCCGAACATCCTCATGATCGTCGCTGACGACCAGGCCAACTCGACGTTCAACCGGTCGCTCATGCCGACGGTGTTCAGCCAGATCGTCGACCGGGGCGAGTTGTTCGACCGCCACTACGTCGCCTCGAGCCTGTGCTGCCCGTCGCGCAGCGAGCTCCTCACCGGATTGTTCGAACAGAACACGGGCGTCGATAGCAACGAACTCGACATGACCCGCCCGACGATCGTCGACGCCCTCCACCAGGCGGGCTACCGCACGGCCATCGCCGGCAAGTACCTCAACAGCCACGCGTGCGCCAGCCCCAAGCCCGAGTTCGACCTGTGGGTGTGTCAGGGCAACGGCGGCTCGTCGTACTCGCTCGTCGACCCGAAGCTCAACGTCAACGGCACGTGGACGAACCGCACCGGCGTCGCCCCAGAAATCCTCGCCGACTACCTGACCGACTTCATCGGGTCCACGCCGGCGGACAAGCCGTTCTTCGCCATGTACACGCCGACGTCGCCCCACATGCCGGCGAACGACCCGCGCTACGCCACCCTGCCGGTGACGCCGCCGCGGGGCCCGTCATGGAACGAGGACACCACAGCGGCGAACAAGCCGAACTACACGCGCATCCCGCCCTTCGACGCCGGCCTCACCGCTCGGCTCGACAACGACTTCGTGTCGATGACCCGCGCCGTGCGCGGCCTCGACGACTCGGTCAAGACGCTGCTCGCCGGCCTCGGCGCGCGGGCGAACAACACGCTCGTGGTCTACGTGTCGGACAACGGCTACCTCTACGGCGAGCACCGCGGCCACTTCAAGGAGGTTGCCTACGAGGAGGCGGTGCGCACGCCGATGGCGATCCGCTACCCGGCGCAGATGAAGGCGTCGCTCGTCGGCACGACGTCGCACGCCCTCGTGCAGAACATCGACTTCGCCCCGACCTTCGCCGACGAGGCGGGCATTCAGTGGAACGTCGACGGAACGTCGCTGATGCCGCTCGTGCGCGGCGACGCCGCCACGGTACGCAGCGCCGCGATCATCGAGCACTGCGAGGGCCCGAGCTACCCGTGCGGCGTGACGCGCCCGCTGTACTGGAGCCTCGGTGCGTTCGCGCCCCCGTCGTTCTTGGGTGTCGTCGAGAGCCGAATGAAGTACGTGGCCTACGCGACCGGTGAGCGCGAGCTGTACGACCTCAGCGCGGATCCGAACGAACTGCACAACCTGGCCGGCAACCCGACGTGGGCGGCCGAACAGGCGCGGCTCGACACCGAACTACAACAGCGCACGGCACCCCACACACCCAACACGACGCTGCTGCGCGCCACCACGGGACCGAACGGGTCGTTGGTGGCGGTGCGCACCGTCGGCTTCACCTACTTCGCCGACACACGCACCGCGACCTTCACCTGCAGCTTGCTGCGCGACGCCGTCGTCGTGTCTGACGGCCCGTGCCCCGCCGCCGGCTTCGCCGCCGGCCCGCTCGCCGACGGTGACTACACGTTCCGCGTGGCCGCCGTCGCCCCGAACGGCACGGCCGACCCGACGCCGGAAACGCGCACGTTCTCGATCCACCGCGTCGGGCCGTCGTATGGCATCAGCGGCGTGCCCGCTGCCAGCCGCCAGCGCTCGGGCACGATCCGGTTCCGGCCGGCCGTGGCCACCACCAACGTCGAGTGCCAACTCAGCGCGACGGGCGTCGGCGCCTGGAAGCCGTGCTCGCCCGACACCGGATACGCCTACAGCAACCTGCGCGACGGTCGTTGGATCTTCCGCGTGCGCGGCACCGGGCCGGGCGGGGTGCAGACGAGCCCACCGAGCGAGGCGTGGTTCCGCGTCGACAACGCCGGACCCACGGCGGCGTTCACGAGCGCGCCGGCGCGGCAAACCAAGCAGCAAACGGCGTCGTTCGCCTTCGGCTTCGGTGAACCGGTCGGCGCACCGGTGATGTGCCGGATCGACACCGGGGCTCAGTCGCCGTGCGACAGCGGCACACTCACCACCGGCACCCTGGCCAACGGCACGCACGTTCTCGGCGTCACCGCCGTCGACGCCGTCGGTAACGCCGCGACGACCAACTACCAGTGGGTCATCGACCGCACCGCGCCGACGATCAGCGGCACGTCGCCGGCGGGGACGATGGGTCCGGACCCCTTCGTGAAGGTCAGTGCGAACGAAACCGTGAAGTGGGTGTTCTCCGTCGACGGCGGGCCGTACTTCGACGGCGACCCGACGTTCATGATCCTGTACTCGCTCGCCGACGGGCCGCACGTGCTGCGCTCGCGCGCCTACGACGCCGCCGGCAACCTGTCGCCCATCCTCACCCAGACCTGGACGCAGTCGAGCAGCGCACCGAGCGGCGGCGCCGTGCGCGCCTCGGGCATGCCGACGACCACGATCACGGCCGGCCCGTCGGGCACGACCACCAACGAGGTGTCGGGCTTCGCGTTTACCGCCGACGTCAAGGGAGCGACGTTCGAATGCGCCCTCGACAGCACCGCCTTCACGCCGTGTTCGAGTCCGGTCGTCTACGAGGACCAGGCGATCGGCGACCACACCTTCGCGGTGCGCGCCACGGCCAACGGCACCGCCGGCCCCGCCGCCACGCGCCACTGGACGATCACGGCGTAG